The genome window AAGGGGAAATCATCTTCTTCTAGCCTGAACCGCTCCAGAATGTCCCGAATAATAGCAGTTGTTTTTTCTCCCCTGGCTGAGCGAATATCAACTTCCCGTACTAATTCAGTGAGGAACACTTTTTTTACGAAGACATTAAAGGCGCGGATTTTGACGGGGGCAATGTGCTGGCCAAAGCCATGGCGAACCGTCCAATGGGAAATGCCCAGTGTCAGCCTGTCGGTCAGGTCGTCGAAATCTTTGGGTTCGTCTCGGGTTGTTGTGCGCCGCTCCAGGTGGGCATGAAGGAAACAGGCGAAAGGATTGGCATCTACTGAAACAACGAAGTACGGCTCCGTCTGGTAATATTTGGACAAGTACTTCTTCACAACCGGGTATACCGGTATCTCTACGGTCAGGTACTGGCCTGTCTTCATTGATGAACGTTAAGCGATTGTTGTACTATTCGGTTACGGTTACGGGTGGCATTAGTTTCAATCGCTCGTTTTGCTCACTGCTACGGTCGTTTTTCAACTGACGAAAAACTGAAAACTTCTGTATCTCTGTAACTGTTTATAAGACGCTGATTAACAGCGCAATTTGAAATTTACAATTTTGTATCTGCTTTATCAATGATCTGTATCTGTGTAACCGCCAATTGTTATAGAGCGGTATATCTATTTACAGTTACAGAGTTCTGTAACTTGGTTACAAAAGAAAATTTCTCAAAAGAAAATAGTGTAACTAATATATAGCTGATACACAGCGCATTTAGCCAATATCTATTTCCTCAGTTACAGAGTTACAGAAATACTCATTTTTTTAAGTCTCCTATATAAAGGGAATGCAAAGGAGGGGGGCGGTCGGGCTGGGACAAAAAAAGCCCCGCCAATAGCGGGGCAAAAATTGTATTGTAGTAGTATATAGCTTCACAGGTTTTTGAATAGTTAAGTTAACTTGCAGAAAAAGCTTATTACCACAATGGCTAGTAAACCCCTTTTTCTTAACCCTTGGCCAAAAGGCGACTACTCAAAGCACTCTACAGATTTAATGCAGCCAGTTCCAAGGGTAATATACCGTTATATGCGTTTTTCTAGGGCACAGCAAGCGATAGAAAATCAAGAACTGTACTTTTCTAGACCCGAGGATTTCAACGATCCCTTTGATTTACACACTGGACTAATCGATCATTCAATCAATCCGAAAAGAGCTGAGATACTAGCCTCAAGGTTTTATGATGGTAACGATAGGGAAGGATTCTTGATCTATATGGAAAGTATTGTTCAAAAGTCCAAAGAGACTGAGGAGTATTCAAGAAAGATATTTGGAGAGGATAGGGAAAATGCAGGAATAGGCTGCTTTACGAGAAACCCAAATGTCACTCTGATGTGGAGTCATTACGCAGATTGCCACAAGGGAATTTGCTTAGGATTTAATATTGATCCGGTTAACAATGATCCTTTATTTTTGATTCAACCCATTACCTATTTAAGTAAGATAGAATCTAAAAGCTATGTCGAAGGCAGAGCAGAAGCTTTATACCACTGGGTATTTACAAAGTCATCTGTTTGGGCTTATGAAGAAGAAATTAGGGCATTTAGCAAAGATCAGAACAAACTAATCGGTTTTGACAAGAGATGTCTGAAGGAGATCTACTTTGGATGCAGGGTAAAGCAAACAGAGATTGAAAGTATTCTCGCTCTTTTAAAGCAATATAATTACGGTGATGTTGAGTGTTGGCAAATGCAAATAGAAGACAGCACTTTTGACTTAAAGAGAACGCGTATTCAATAAACAGCTTTACTTAACAAGCATAGGTATAAAGCAACTCATTTGTAAGATATTATGTTGATATAAATAAGGATTGTTATAATTAAAATATTGAATAGAGATGCAATCAGTAATAGATTTTCTAGCAACTGATTTACAGAGATCAATTTGGGAGGTATCTGTAAAAGAAGATCTAGCAAAGCGTGGAATAATAGTTACTGTGACTAATGGCGATCAACAAGCGAAAGAGCCACTAAATCGATGGATTGTGAAAGCGATAGAGTCTACCAGTGATGCTAAAAGAAAAGAGTTTTCGGCATATTTATACGATTTACTTTTTGAAAAGCTGTTTCATAATAAAGGGTTTAATTGGGCGATCAAAACTCACGTAGACAAAATTACTGACAAAGCATTTTGTGTCGAGTTTATAGAAGAAAGACCATTAGGAAATAAAATAAAAATTGATTTTCCTGATCTTTCTTAATCGTCACTCAAACGTGGAATGAGTGTGGGAACTTCCTTCATTTGTTTATCTGTTGTAAAGCAAGCAAATAGTTAAAACTTATGAAACCGGGAGATCTTGTTAAAATAACATCAAAATCGATAAATGCCTGCCTTCTTTTGCCGACTGCAATTCTTGTTGAACCCAGCGAATCTGGAAAGTCTGCACTTTTGTATTGCTTACCAAAAAATAGTTGGCAGTCTAGTAAGATTAGGGTACGTGTAGATGATTTTGAAATTGTGGATATCAATTAAACGGGTGTTTATTTACCCCTTTTTCAACAAAGAAAAAATCCGGCGTTTCGGGCCGGATTCGGGTCAATTAATCACGTCAATTATTCTACGTCAATTTTCGGAAGCCCTTAACGGGTTGTTTGACTTTTCGGCCTTAGCCTTGTTGACGTAGGTGTAAAGGGTCTGCTTCAGGATGCCCAACAGATCGCAAATTTCTTTGACGGACTTGCCCTCGTGGTAGAGCTGCACCGCCATCGCCCGCTTCTTCTCATCGACCTTGTACCTGCGCCCCCCTTTACGGCCTCTGGCCCGCGCTGCCTTTAGTCCGGCGTTGGTGCGTTCGACGATAATGTTTCGCTCGAACTCGGCAAACGCGCCGGTGACGTGGAAGACCAGTTTGCCCGTCGGCGTGGACGTGTCGAGCATTTCCGTCAGGCTCCGAAACTCAACGCCCTCTATTTGCAGAAAATCAATCCAGCTGATTAGGTGCTGGAGTGAACGGCCCAGCCGGTCGAGCCGCCAAACCACCATTACATCGCCCCGGCGTAATTGCTCCTTTAGCTTGCTTAGCTCCGGGCGTTCGGCTTTGGTGCCGCTGGACTTATCAATGAAAATCCTTTCACAGCCTGCCGCCTTCAATGCATCGAGCTGGAGTTCGGGGTTCTGATCAGTGGTCGATACGCGGGCATAGCCGATTAGCATAGTGTTATCTGGTTATCGAGGTAATACTTTCCATATTTCCGCCGCCGGGCGTTGTCCTGGCGGTCGTGGGCGAAGTGGCAACGCTGGCACAGGGCTTTTAAATTCCAAAAGCGGTTATTCGTTACGTCCTGATCGAGATGGGCCGTTGTTAGCACCACCTTGCTGCTGGTGATCGGGTGCGGCTCCAGGTGAACCGCACCACAATGTTCACAACGCCCCTTAGCACGATGGAAACGAATCAACCGGCTAATGAGGCGCCATTTCGGATGATAGCGGCTGTAATCAACTGGCATCGCGTTCGCTGGTTGATTCTGATTTACTACCCCGTATACGGGTATCGCGTTCGCAGACCGGAATGAGTAAGCCGTCTTCTACCGATTTCTTCAGCTCAGCCAGGGGCCGCTCGACAGGCTCCGTTTTTCCACTCTCCAGAACGGATCGGGACGTAAAGCTTATACCGACAATGCAAAACAATCGTCCGCTTTTGGGAGACTTCCACCACGACCAGAGCGGTACATGCATCCCGCCACGGGGTACGCCGGGCGCATCATTGGGTGCCTTGTTTGGGTTCGTTTCCATCGGCTTGATTATTATTTCACTAGAATTTCGTGTTTAAAAGCAGCCACTAAAAAGGACAGGCCCATGAGCAGTAAAAGGGTGCCAACAAAAACAAGTGGTCGCTTCACCTCCAGTACGTTATCGGTAATGGTGGTCTTTCCGGTAAACAGGGCAGCGATCACGCTCAGGATGATCAGGAAAATAAGGAAAAACAACGTTTTCATGCTGGATTGTTTTTAGGTGCGAACATGCTTACAAATCGTTGGTGGTAAGCCTCTCGGCCATGCTGCTGGATGAACTTCTTTTTGGCCTTCCTGGGCAGCTTTGTAGGTCTAGCCCTTACGCCGGGTTTACGCTCAAATTGGCGGAAGTGATTAATAGCATTATTTGACTTGGCAATGGCGGCGGCCAGTCTTTTAATGGCTTCCGT of Tellurirhabdus bombi contains these proteins:
- a CDS encoding recombinase family protein produces the protein MLIGYARVSTTDQNPELQLDALKAAGCERIFIDKSSGTKAERPELSKLKEQLRRGDVMVVWRLDRLGRSLQHLISWIDFLQIEGVEFRSLTEMLDTSTPTGKLVFHVTGAFAEFERNIIVERTNAGLKAARARGRKGGRRYKVDEKKRAMAVQLYHEGKSVKEICDLLGILKQTLYTYVNKAKAEKSNNPLRASEN
- a CDS encoding DUF2971 domain-containing protein — its product is MASKPLFLNPWPKGDYSKHSTDLMQPVPRVIYRYMRFSRAQQAIENQELYFSRPEDFNDPFDLHTGLIDHSINPKRAEILASRFYDGNDREGFLIYMESIVQKSKETEEYSRKIFGEDRENAGIGCFTRNPNVTLMWSHYADCHKGICLGFNIDPVNNDPLFLIQPITYLSKIESKSYVEGRAEALYHWVFTKSSVWAYEEEIRAFSKDQNKLIGFDKRCLKEIYFGCRVKQTEIESILALLKQYNYGDVECWQMQIEDSTFDLKRTRIQ